One segment of Tamlana crocina DNA contains the following:
- a CDS encoding XRE family transcriptional regulator produces MDDFLIGIGKRIKAIRKNNGITISNLANNAGVSNGLISRIENGRTIPSLPVLLELISALDVDASNFFEGVEKKAGAKFVHIKDEDKQFLEKEIEAQGFTYFQIFGKSLNAVGFEAVILTVSPNSEREKVITDAWEFKYILSGKCVYIIDDEEIEVNKGDSLYFNGRLPHVPINRFDADCTMLVLYFYSENS; encoded by the coding sequence ATGGATGACTTTTTAATTGGTATTGGTAAACGTATAAAAGCTATAAGAAAGAACAACGGAATTACCATCAGTAATTTAGCCAACAATGCAGGGGTAAGCAATGGTTTAATTTCTAGAATAGAAAACGGAAGAACTATTCCCTCTTTACCAGTTTTATTAGAGCTAATAAGTGCCTTAGATGTTGATGCCAGTAATTTTTTTGAAGGCGTTGAAAAGAAGGCTGGTGCAAAATTCGTTCATATTAAGGATGAAGACAAACAGTTTCTGGAAAAAGAGATTGAAGCCCAGGGTTTTACCTATTTTCAGATTTTTGGAAAAAGTTTAAATGCTGTTGGTTTTGAAGCGGTTATTCTTACGGTTTCACCAAACTCAGAAAGGGAAAAAGTAATTACTGATGCTTGGGAGTTTAAATATATACTTTCTGGAAAATGCGTTTATATTATTGATGATGAAGAAATAGAAGTAAACAAAGGAGATTCGCTATATTTTAATGGCCGTTTACCGCATGTGCCAATAAACCGATTTGATGCAGATTGTACCATGCTTGTGCTTTATTTTTATTCTGAAAATTCTTAA